A segment of the Catenuloplanes nepalensis genome:
GGAGGTCCCGGTGCGGATTCCGTTCGCCGAGCGGCTGACCGAGCGCCGGCAGGTCCGCGGCGAGGCGGCCCGGATGTACCACGAGGCCTGCGCTGTGCTGGGCGTCACACCGCGTTCCTGACCCGTTCCAGTTGTCGAAATGACTGTCGAAACGGCGAATCTAATCGATGCCCCAGACTCCCTTAAAACTTCCCTAAAGGTCGGCGGAAACTCCCTCGGATTCGTTGAACCCCAGCGCTGTCCGACCCCGTAGGACCGGGCGAGGCGGTAAGCCTCGACTACTCCGGGGCCCCGCCGGACCGTCCTCGCTCGGACGGTCCGGCGGAGCCAGAGCGAACAAGGCTCACCGGTACGCCCGCGACGAGCGACGCAGGCTATCGGCCACAGAATCTGTCGAAGGGTTGGGTTCAGGCGGATGGCACCGAGCTGGGATGACGAAAAGACTGGCTGGCGCGACTGGCGTCGTTACAAGGTCCCCGGCATGATCGCCGTGGGCGCGCTCACGCTGCTCGGCGGCGGTCTCGGCGTGGCGATGGCCGGCACCGGGTCGTCGAGCGCGAGCGGGCAGACCATCGTGTGCCCCACCGTCGAGGACAAGCTCCCGGCGATCCCGGCCAGCGCGCAGGCCGAGGTGGACCGCAACCTGGCGCTGCTGGAGACGCAGATCCAGGAGGCGAACAACCGCCTGGCCACGTCCGCCGGCGAGGGCGGCGCGAACTTCGTGCAGAACGCGATCCTCGGCCCGCTGGCGGACAAGCGGACGTCCACGATCGACCGGATCGCGATCTCCATCGGCCGGACCGCGGAGAAGCCGACCAACCTGGGCGGCCTCGCGGAGTGCTCGCTCAGCGCGGGCGGCGGCGCCGAGGCCGGCGGCGACGAGCAGGCCGGCGGCGACGAGCAGGCCGGTGGCGGCGAGCAAGCCGGTGGCGAGGAGCAGAACGGCGGCGGGAACGCCGGGACCGGCGCGATCAGCTGCCCGGACGTGGCCGGTGAGCTGCCCGCGATCCCGGCGCAGGCCCAGGCCGAGGTGGACCGCAACCTGGAGCTGCTCGACACGCAGATCGCCGAGGCCAACCAGCGCCTGGTGGACACGGTCGGCCAGGGTGGCGCGAACTTCGTGCAGAACGCGATCCTCGGTCCGCTGGAGGACAAGCGCGTCGCCACGATCAACCGCATCGCGACCGCGATCGGCCGGAACGCGGAGCGCCCGAACCTGGACGTCGCGACGCTGGCCCCGTGTGAGCTGAACGAGGACGAGGTCCCGGTCGTCGACCCGGTCGAGGGCGGCAACGGCAACGCGGGCAACGGTGGCGAGGCCGGTGCCGGCTTCACCCAGCTCGTGATCAACGAGGGCAACGACGGCGGCTCGGACGGCGCGTTCAGCTGCCCGACCGTCGCGGACCAGCTGCCGGCCATCCCGAACCAGGCGCTGGCCGAGGTGGAGAGCAACCTGGCCCAGCTGGAGAAGCAGATCCAGGAGGCCGAGACCCGCCTGGCGAACTCGGCCGGCCAGGGTGGCGCGAACTTCGTGCAGAACGCGATCAACGGCCCGCTGGAGGACAAGCGCGTCGCCGCGATCAACCGGATCGCGACCGCGATCGGCCGGCACACCGACAAGCCGCAGCTGGACGTGGCGAACCTCGCCCCCTGCACCGTGGCCTGACCGAAGCCGGAGCCGCTCCCGATGCGAATTGCAGCGCGCATCGGGAGCGGCTCTTCACTTCTCAAGGATCAAGGCGTCCCCCATGTCGCTTGAACGACGTGGGGGACGCCTTGATCTTGGGGGTGGTGGTCACCAGGCGACGGCGCGGGCGTAGGAGTGGTTGCGCTCCTGGTACTCGCCGGTGATCTCGATTCGGCCCGGCTCCAGGCCGCGCCCCCGCAGTCCGGTGATCAGCTCCGGCAGCATCCGCTGCGTCTCCCGCTGCGCGCAGTGCAGCAGCACGATGTCGCCGTCCCGGACCGCGCCGAGGATCGCGGCGCCGATCGCGGCCGCGGCCTGACCGGCGCCGTCGTCCGGGTTGAACGCCCACAGCACCGGCTCCACGCCGTACTCGCGGAACAGCATCACCACGTCCTCGTTCGCGCTGCCGAACGGCGGCCGCCCGATGACCGGGACCGCGCCGGTGTACCGGGTTATCGCGGTCTGGGTGCGCCCGAGCTCGACCGCCGCGTCCTTGAGCGGGATCGCGGCCAGGTCGGGGTGGCTGTAGCTGTGGTTGCCGATCGCGTGCCCGGCCAGCGCGGCCCGGCTGGCATACCGCCAGTCCGCCTCCACGCCGCCGCCCACGAAGAAGAACGTGGCCCGCGCCCGCGTCTCGGCCAGGATGTTGAGCACCACCCCGGTCCCCGCGCTCGGCCCGTCGTCGAAGGTGAGCGCGACGTGCCCACGGGCCACCGGCCGCGTGGCCGCCGCAGCGAGCACACCCGGCCGCACCGCGGGCACGAAGCCGTTGGCGGTGAGGGTGAGCCCCATCGCCTGCCGATCCATCGGTACACCCGCCCTTCACCGTCCATGGCGCACGCGAGAGGTCCGTCTCTCGCGGGTGCGAGGCCATCCGTGGCTCGCAGGTCACAGGATCGGCGGCCGGCCCTCCGGCCTGAGATCAAACCCCGAGATCAAGACCAGCCGGGGGTACGGCATCAGCCCGCCTCGACCTCGCGGCCAGGCAACACCGGTCGGCCTGGCCGGGCGGTCTGGTGGCGCAGCCTGGCGGCCCGGTTGCGCGGCGGTCTGGCGGCGGGGTTGCGCGGGCGGCTTGACGGCGCGGTGGCGCGGCGGCCTGGTGGCACGGCTGCGCGGGCGGTCTGGTGGCGCGGGCGGCGGTCTGGTGGCGCGGCTGCGCGGGCGGCCTGGTGGCGGGGCTGCGCGGGCGGCCGGGCGCCGCCGGTCGGTTTGGCGGTGCGGCTTGGTGGCGCGGCTTGGTGGCGCGGCTTGGTGGCGCGGCTTGGTGGCGCGGCTTGGTGGCGCGGCTTGGTGGCGCGGCTTGGTGGCGCGGCTTGGTGGCGCGGCTTGGTGGCGCGGCTTGGTGGCGCGGCTTGGTGGCGCGGCTTGGTGGCGCGGCTGCGCCGCGGTCCGGTGGCGCGGCAGCCTGGCGGTCCGGGCTTTGACCTGGCCGCCACGGATCTGACAGGGAGGAGCGCCAGCGACGACCGGTGCCCGCGGGAGCATGCGGTCGTTGCCACGCCGGAAGCGGGAAGATCAAAAGCCTGGGCACACGCCTGGCCGGAACGGGAAGGCGGACTCCCGTCGCCGGGAATCCGCCTTTTGATCCTGCCTTCGAGGACTCAGTCCTCGGCGCCCTCGTCGGCGCCGCCCTCGGCGCCCTCACCACCGGCGCCCCGGCCACCGCGGCCACCGCGACGGCGA
Coding sequences within it:
- a CDS encoding polysaccharide deacetylase family protein — translated: MDRQAMGLTLTANGFVPAVRPGVLAAAATRPVARGHVALTFDDGPSAGTGVVLNILAETRARATFFFVGGGVEADWRYASRAALAGHAIGNHSYSHPDLAAIPLKDAAVELGRTQTAITRYTGAVPVIGRPPFGSANEDVVMLFREYGVEPVLWAFNPDDGAGQAAAAIGAAILGAVRDGDIVLLHCAQRETQRMLPELITGLRGRGLEPGRIEITGEYQERNHSYARAVAW